DNA from Plasmodium falciparum 3D7 genome assembly, chromosome: 8:
ATAACCTCGTTAAATCCATAATTTTCAAATATACCACTTTTTGAAaacatttcatattttttcttcttatacATTTCAATTTCatgcatatgtatatatatatgagaatCCTGTTGAAGATTTAAacttttagaaaaaaattgaTTTTTCCCTTTACGTgctttttgaaaaatatcttttataataCAACTATTCTTTGTGATAATTTCTTGTGATGTatcttcttttcttttttctaaatGATCTATGATTCTTTCTCTATATTCATCTtggaataatttttttatattgtctatattaaaattatttgttattttagCTAGCTCCTTAATCTCATTTTTACAAtagtataatttatattttttaaataaattgatTAAAAGTTTATACCTATTACTACTATGAAGAAAATTTGGAAacacaaaaacaaaataattattcatatatatattaaataaagaacTGATATTATCACTTGAATTGttgtaaatttttatattatttattacattattatttttattattattattattattatgggacgttgatgatgaagaagatattataaacatatgagcatttaaattcatatttttccacatatatatatattttaatagtaaaaatattatacaattctttttatgtattggaaagttatttatatattctaaattttttattaatagaaAAGATATTCCTCCATTGAATAAGTCAAGCCCTAAattcatattcatttttttatttatataaacattttcaTAGTCATCATCATTCTTTCTCCCAACATTAACATTTACTTTTTTCATACCTTGTTTCCCTTGTGACTTGTTAAATATCCCCTTTAACCATTTATACATTTTCCGTTTCCATACAAATTGTTTAATGATTGCTTGTCGAGTAAAAtgtatcaaaatatattcaagATTAAAATTTAAAGGGTCATATGatgttatcatatttatatctgtaataagtttttcttttaataccagttcataataataaggatACAAAACTTTTtgaacatataattttttttcataattattattatatttttgatcatctgaaatatttattttttttttttgaaattgatttgttttaaaatttataagtTCATAACTACTATCACTTTGAAATTTCTCTTcaaaaaacataatattatcatacttcatatttataatatctacatttttataatttttattttgtacatgataataatttttattattattattattattattattatttttttcttcttcttcacaTAGACGTACCTTATTTTTCAATTTGTcattatatacttttaagtttattaattttgaatatttctctttgttttttatatcatcaaaaGTATCCCACATTTTAAACgaagataatttttttttttttttttttaattttttttttatattatattcttcatttGTATTTACATACATGGGATCCATTAAATATCTATAATCACAAACAATTGTATGGTCTTCATAGTTACTTATATCTATCATAAACATatgatcatttttataaagaaaggggaaagaacaaaatatattatttaaaaatacacTTTTCATATTACCTATTTTTCCagtaagaaaatataaattcgtATTAAAATGAttcgttatattttttttcaaaaaaatattccatAGCTCTACatcaaatattataaaattttttattattacacatTTGATTAATTTTTTGGCTAGATTTTTATGTAcctttccatttttttttacaaaattttttaacCATAGTCTCgaaattttttcataatatttttttcgaAACGAAATATCAAAGGGGTGATTGTAAGATTCGTCAAAGTTATTCTTCATTTTAAACatattcacattattcacattatttacattatttacattatttacattatttacattatttacattatttacattatttacattattcacattatttacattatttacattatttacattatttacattatttacattatttacattattcacattatttacattatttacattattcacattatttacattatttacattattcacattatttacattattcacattattatcaccatccGTGAtaaccattttttttttgtttgataATTCCACAAGACCTTTTTCATACCCATCATGATCATTCAATTTATGTTCTCTTATCATATGTTCATGTTTATATTCTATATTCTCGTAACGCTTcttcattttaaaaatattgtcTACAAATAATTGTGGCTTGTACTTACCTTTATTCCTATTTATACAATGAAGagcattttttatattctttgcttcttttaaaaatttcgtattattaagaaaacaacattcttcattttgtttaGTAGAACataatgaagatatattctttttacattttcttgcatatttatttacatatttttcttcttttaaattcTTGAAActattttttgtaatataatcTATACATTTCTCAtatgataaattttttatccaTTCgtaattatacatacatttcCTGTTAACTAATCTCTCATATTCGTTttgatatttttctttttttatttctcttttttttattttaagatAAGAAAAGCATTTATTTGAATGGTCATAAACACAAAAATTTTCAATAactttatcattttcttttgtactcattttttttttttttttttttcattcaattatatttatatatatatatatatatatatataattacattattcaaaaaaataaatacttgTCATATTGTACATGTTTGTGATATATAAAGAGttctataatatttatatattaatatatttattttaatcattataaatattatttatttataaaaatataaaatcctTCATTTAATTATGTAAGTGTACTTtggaatataatattgtacatattatatatatatatatatataatacatattattagatagtgggaaaatatatatattatgtatatataaatatattacatatatatatatatatatatatatatatttatttatttatttatttatttatttattttaatatatataaattttttttttttttgacctGAAGAGTCAAAcgtacaaatattataaaatgataaaagcGTGAAgggtttaaaaaaaaaaaaaaaaaaaaaaaaaattgtacataataaaaatatggagaaaaaagaaaacacttttttttttttttcttttttcttgttaAAAGCGTTGAACTTCGTGaggttaatatatattttatatatattttatatatatattaatttatattaatttatattaatttatacatataatagtATGGTATATGATGAGGAAGGAAAAGAGAAAGGATtacaaaagaagaaaaaaggaaTCAACAAAAGGAATACACGTATATTTTTAagagataaaataaaagatattgAAATCCAGTGTGGAAAATTAAaggattatttaaaaaaaaaggaagaagaaaagaaaatatttcaaatatcTACAGTGTTATTAAAACAATATCATTcgtatttaaataataaattgtataataatatatcttcatGTTTACCAATATTTCATCATATCTTTGTTACAAGTTGTggaattatttttacaaataatgattgttatattaatgatgaaaaaaaaaaaataaatcaaaaaaaaaaaataaaaaatataaataatcatcTTTTGTATTGTAAAAATGGGAAATCTAGTTTCTCTGATCATTGTATATATGATGAggatatatgtaaaaatatatcgtCTATTTATTATCCTATGaagggaaaaaataaaagcacactaataaaacaaacgaatattttatatgaggaaaaagaaaatatgttATGTACAACTCTAAAGGATcaatccaaaaaaaaaaaaagttgctacgtttataatatacaaaataataatattaataataatatgtatattgaAAGTATGACcagtgaaaataataaaaaaaaattgaaagaaaagaatattatatatttatcatcattagaagggaaaaaaaaaaaaatgtataaaaaatatagaaacgATCAAGACACAAGTActttatatacacataacaataataataataataataataataaaattttaataaaaaacaaaaaaaaaaaatgtacaactatttataatgaaaataacaaAAGTATATCTAGTACAATTTTAAATACTtcctttaataatattaaaaaaaaaaaaaaaatggattaTCTTAATCGTAAATTCATTGATAAAAAATGTTCCACggataaaaatttaatcaTTTCATCCAGTCATACGGTAGATACTATAAGTGAACTagttaatatgaataattcaTCATCGGATAACAATATTTCaacatataatgatatacatGTACAAAATGTATGTAACAAGTccaacaaaataaaaagatataaccataataatataataaaaaaaataaagaatccTACCAAATATGAAATATCATCCAGTTTATCAATATTGTTGGGTTGTAAAACTAACgctcataattattataatgatatatatgatgaagaatataaaaaaaaatataatcatattaacAAAATGAATACGCAATATAATGAACCATATAATATTCAATATGTTAAGGAAAAACATAAAACGGAAACGGAAACGGAAACGAAAACAGAAACGGAAACGAAAACGAAAgcgaaaaagaaaaagaaaaaaaaaaaagaaaaaaaagatgaaagtTATATAGATTCATATATAgatcttataaaaaatgttaaagttttttcattctttgaaaataaagaacaaataatacaaaataatacatttaccaattttttcaataatataaaaaattttttttttttttcatctaatGATAAGAAGGaacaaaaggaaaataacACATCAGACCATAATAATCCTTatgaacaaaacaaaaatataaataataaaagacaatataatattttaaaatatcaatGTGTAATTAAATCTAAAggtataaaaatttttttatgtgtttgTCCTAATTGTtctaaacatttttatttattaataaaaaaaggttcacaaaaaaaaatgatctcTAAAGTACTTCATCCTTCTTATTTTGTTACTCTAGTcaagaatttaaaaaaacaaaaaattaatctTTTAAAAGATGAATATGAACAAATGAGTGATGACAACCCCagtatgaaaaatatacctTATTTAGATATTACAACAGTTGAATTTTTTAACGATAGTCTTTACTATGATGAAACTGTTCAAGACTTTTGTCAatgttatttaaaaataaatgaaactacaaataatttttatgataatatggatatattactttatatttaacaaagacaattttgttatatataaaaaaaaaaaatttttttattttttttttattttgtctttatttttattttttttttattttgtctttatttttattttttttttattttttttttatttttatttttatttttatttttttttttcggtACTAATAAAAGTTATAagtacatacatatatatataatatatatatatatattttatttcatttttttagttattttttttatgagtTTGTACGTTTATTTGTATACCCATACGTATAATAAACCATGATAACATGTATATGATTTGTACATTTGaacatataacaaaataagtATGGTCAAATATTTAACTCggacatatatatgtatatatatatatatatatatatatatatattttttttttttttttttttttttttttttttttttgtacaatAAGTATATAATTCACTTATAATTTGtgcatgtttttttttttttttttcttttcctttttttaaatcttttatataattttttttttttttaaaacaatttattattaaaagtgTTAttctgttttattttttaaagaataatattatcttGTTGATTAAAAATAGATAAATGTTCTAgtggaaataaaaatgtgaaggacaaaaatatatatttatgtatttattcatttttctatttttatttttttaaatataccaTGTTtctaaatgaaaaaaaataagattaGTCTTTTCATCATATCTTCCTTAGTCTGGTAAAACCATAAGATTTTTCGATTTTTCTATTCTTCGAGACGAACTATATTATATGCACACatggataaataaatatgcacatatgaatataaacataaatatataaatatatatatatatatatatattagatatgttctatatattttattattttttgatatacGAATTCtacaaattttatattccttttaaaaaataataatatataaataaataaacatattaatatatatataatttcatttatttttattatttttagtgCTTTTGTTACTCTTACATTTTATAAGAGATATAGATATGGATTTGATCGAAATTATGTTGAGCAGAAACTTTCCTTATACTCAGAAGTAAAAGCAcaacataaatatgtaaactgtatttttatttttttataatatatatagatatatacacatatataatatcatatcaTATCATATCATATCATATCATATATGTTTGCACCTTTTTGTAGGAATCCTTTTATTTCTCcttttataatgatatagTAAAATCGAACACATTTGGAGAAGGCATAAATTATTTACTGTAATtcgtaaatatataagacaATATactaaaagtatatatatatatatatatatatatagatatatagataatatttttttattttaaaattttagtAAAGACAACAGAAGTGAATATCCAGATACTATAAATGCAATAAAacgttttaatatttatccaggtataataaaaataaaaactatacaaataaataaataaataaatatatatatatatatatatatatatatatatatatgtgcatatatattaatttttcttttgtgaAATGTTTTTAGAAATTATTCTTGGGGCCTTATGGAAAGGCCTAAATTTAGAGTCATATATTTTGACgccttataatttttatgtatatgcaggtatatataaaaatattaattcttttttattatcaacataattataaaatatatacatatatatatatatttatatttatatttatatttattatttttttttttttttttctcatagtTATTTTTCTTCAAGCTGCTAGTGTCAGTGTcctatttttcttttcagtATATATAGGTTTAgataagataaaaaaaaaaaataaaaataaacacatttaatatttttttattttcaaaaaatatgtCTTAGAacttacatatattatatatatatatatatatattttaggcAAATCTTATTTTCCTGgagttatatttttaatgttgTTTTTCTCATGTTTTCGTGAAAAGTTTATAATGAGATTATcaggtaaaaatatatatacataaataagtacaatatatatatatatatatatatatatgtgatatatattttttactattTTAGCTTTTCCTTTGAGAGAAAACTTTGCCTCTGTATTTATGTGGTGCAatataatacttatatatataattcttaagGATAAGGAGGTAggaaatacacatatatatatagatatatacatataaacatatacatatatacatatatacatatacatatttcttgtgaattattttatatttgaacTTATTATACCATATGTCTGTTTTTCTTATTTACCTTTTTTAGATTCCCATATTAAAATACATAgggttatttttttcttccttgcTGTGCTTTCTCTTTTGGCAATTTTCCGTGTTCGTATCCGTGACACATATcgtttctttatttattgtagATTTATTAggatataacataataaataaattaaataatattctttttatattttgtttttcttatttattatcaaTAACTTTAACCTTCTTCCCAAGGTATTTATTATGCACGTATTTTCCATATGTCCTCATAGCTATATTAATTACCAACGTAATTTTCAATTAtttctcaaaaaaaaaaaaagatgatgtaaataataataataataataataatatatataatatgaatgaaacCAACAATCAACATTCTAAGACTTGTACATTTGTTAGAACTACCAAAGAGAAAAATCATGAAATgatcaataataataagataaataacttaaaaaataataataaccatccttgtaataattataattcttataatCAATgtgaagaaagaaaaaatgaagatataaatgataaacctacaaataaatataataaagaaattagcttatttacattatttaaaaatctttatataattaaaaactggatatttattttaaaaaaaggattaacatcaatttttatatttttaattttacgtttgataattttttcaaaagaTAAAGATGATTCGCAtgttatatctttattaaaaGTAAGATTAAAACTAGCTAATCATAATTTTGATACTATGTTATATAGTTCTGGTTCTGAATTTAATCctttttctaaatatatgtttcatATGTTAAAAGAATCAGCagtatatgaatattttattatatttaatattcttttctttatttatattctaaaTTATTGTAAACAACTCTTAAAAGGAAAACAAACACAACAGTATCATATATTCAAATCctcattcatttttttgatataccAACtagtattttttatattattaatgttaataatatctaGATTGCGTGTTTTAGCTTTACCTCTTATATGCCTCTTTTCTAGTTTAGTTGGTTCTCCTCATTTTCTGGATGACCTTTATTTCTTGACGTCGCAAAATTTTCTAAAATCAAAGTAAGCACACGCAcatgtataaaaaatgtatatgaacaaatttgtacacatatataaataaataaataaataaataaataaatatatatatatatatatatatatgtgtgcttatatgtatgtatgcaCGATACTATAATGATACCATAATAATAGTactatatcattatatatatatatatatatatatatatatttatatttatttatttattcctttTCCTTAGAAGAACGAATAAAGGACGGCtgcacaaaataataattttttccaTATGCCTAGTGCAGTGCGCATACCcattcaaaaaatatttccCACAATATGAATACATGAATATGATTAACAACGAACCCATAAATTTACAGAAAAATTTAGATTTAATCATATGgctaaaaaagaatataaaagaagGAGAAGCTTTAATTTCTGATATACCCACATCAAGTTTTTTAAGGTGTACtacaaattataaatt
Protein-coding regions in this window:
- a CDS encoding Dpy-19-like C-mannosyltransferase, putative; its protein translation is MKKNKISLFIISSLVCAFVTLTFYKRYRYGFDRNYVEQKLSLYSEESFYFSFYNDIVKSNTFGEGINYLLKDNRSEYPDTINAIKRFNIYPEIILGALWKGLNLESYILTPYNFYVYAVIFLQAASVSVLFFFSVYIGKSYFPGVIFLMLFFSCFREKFIMRLSAFPLRENFASVFMWCNIILIYIILKDKEIPILKYIGLFFSSLLCFLFWQFSVFVSVTHIVSLFIVDLLGYNIINKLNNILFIFCFSYLLSITLTFFPRYLLCTYFPYVLIAILITNVIFNYFSKKKKDDVNNNNNNNNIYNMNETNNQHSKTCTFVRTTKEKNHEMINNNKINNLKNNNNHPCNNYNSYNQCEERKNEDINDKPTNKYNKEISLFTLFKNLYIIKNWIFILKKGLTSIFIFLILRLIIFSKDKDDSHVISLLKVRLKLANHNFDTMLYSSGSEFNPFSKYMFHMLKESAVYEYFIIFNILFFIYILNYCKQLLKGKQTQQYHIFKSSFIFLIYQLVFFILLMLIISRLRVLALPLICLFSSLVGSPHFLDDLYFLTSQNFLKSKRTNKGRLHKIIIFSICLVQCAYPFKKYFPQYEYMNMINNEPINLQKNLDLIIWLKKNIKEGEALISDIPTSSFLRCTTNYKFVLHPQYEDSNLRKRVQDYYMFSACLPFSDGKKYIFEKYKSRYFISNIYRCSSSGSKINVFTISDKIDSNYARCEKKRKTMRFCNRVLYDDKNYKTLFRNGKFSVIYFTPEIIPDNTPYKYFNQKKYSNIIYYEPWIKRCMLTDDKCALHITEVARTYLDMLKYNLIAFTLYDYVENNLLHNNVEVIFHIAEYYDYDKKDHKKANELYRKAINLIIKKESDLGTYIIGQTPYVSIPRKIQILSSFLYFIVDMSLYKDRQEILLIYKNMNEFINAALFALDNRFYYEIIKSTQPNQKDQIIKRSFYKKELHTVINALCQNTIYLKQIQHEHFQYIHIYNNLWTLIKRLTHLENCVIENLAIYENRKIRFLDYLLFFYIYN
- a CDS encoding AAA family ATPase, putative encodes the protein MSTKENDKVIENFCVYDHSNKCFSYLKIKKREIKKEKYQNEYERLVNRKCMYNYEWIKNLSYEKCIDYITKNSFKNLKEEKYVNKYARKCKKNISSLCSTKQNEECCFLNNTKFLKEAKNIKNALHCINRNKGKYKPQLFVDNIFKMKKRYENIEYKHEHMIREHKLNDHDGYEKGLVELSNKKKMVITDGDNNVNNVNNVNNVNNVNNVNNVNNVNNVNNVNNVNNVNNVNNVNNVNNVNNVNNVNNVNNVNNVNNVNNVNNVNNVNMFKMKNNFDESYNHPFDISFRKKYYEKISRLWLKNFVKKNGKVHKNLAKKLIKCVIIKNFIIFDVELWNIFLKKNITNHFNTNLYFLTGKIGNMKSVFLNNIFCSFPFLYKNDHMFMIDISNYEDHTIVCDYRYLMDPMYVNTNEEYNIKKKLKKKKKKLSSFKMWDTFDDIKNKEKYSKLINLKVYNDKLKNKVRLCEEEEKNNNNNNNNNKNYYHVQNKNYKNVDIINMKYDNIMFFEEKFQSDSSYELINFKTNQFQKKKINISDDQKYNNNYEKKLYVQKVLYPYYYELVLKEKLITDINMITSYDPLNFNLEYILIHFTRQAIIKQFVWKRKMYKWLKGIFNKSQGKQGMKKVNVNVGRKNDDDYENVYINKKMNMNLGLDLFNGGISFLLIKNLEYINNFPIHKKNCIIFLLLKYIYMWKNMNLNAHMFIISSSSSTSHNNNNNNKNNNVINNIKIYNNSSDNISSLFNIYMNNYFVFVFPNFLHSSNRYKLLINLFKKYKLYYCKNEIKELAKITNNFNIDNIKKLFQDEYRERIIDHLEKRKEDTSQEIITKNSCIIKDIFQKARKGKNQFFSKSLNLQQDSHIYIHMHEIEMYKKKKYEMFSKSGIFENYGFNEVIGEDELITQLKNQIVSKFNMKESKNMGLNKIDMYDMVNDNVNVNNNNNNIKEDGINNIHENYKSHYNKEMHVSNSMWENISNFNELDTVGILLHGNSGSGKSFIAKKIVEECNCNSVIINCSNIFNKVMGESEKFLNEIFEYCINKLQPCILLLDNIETICYKEDYITVENFTTRLKLCFYENIDKIHYEKKWKRNPCLLLIIATTNNINNIDDNLLTHYRFKYIYQTTHFQYWKEQDIYKLFYKYLKNNNIESTHFLYSHKFKHFVDEHIIKVQYKLSPLYIYNLCTYALAYRLRNALKGNENELDVEDFYEAIKRMIY